In Vibrio lentus, a single genomic region encodes these proteins:
- a CDS encoding IS110 family transposase, with amino-acid sequence MNTKINQSINVGVDTGKTQLDIHIRPLDLFFSVENNDKGIKKALKTIKSHSPERIVIEATGRLEMPFVLACAEAQLPIVRANPVHIKRFAGAIGRRAKNDRLDAELIAHYGEAIKPALTVIKPRNIRLMSDLVIRRNQLLSMQTMEKNRIQILPASLHPTIKPMLTTIKNQITKLEEKLVKLIEDSPEYQAKNTILQSVPGIGNIAAASIISNVPELGYITNKQAASLIGVAPITRESGRYKGKRVIQGGRAQVRTVLYMAMMSAMQCNPVFKATYQRLLGAGKPKKVAIIACVRKMVVILNSMLRDGVLWDENSAKN; translated from the coding sequence ATGAATACCAAAATCAATCAAAGCATCAACGTTGGAGTTGATACTGGCAAAACACAATTAGACATCCACATCAGGCCACTAGATCTATTTTTCTCAGTAGAGAACAATGATAAAGGCATCAAAAAAGCACTCAAAACGATTAAAAGTCACAGTCCTGAACGAATCGTTATTGAAGCTACAGGCCGATTAGAAATGCCTTTTGTTCTTGCATGTGCAGAGGCTCAATTACCAATTGTCAGAGCAAACCCTGTCCACATAAAACGATTCGCTGGTGCTATTGGCCGCAGAGCCAAAAATGATCGTTTAGATGCAGAGTTGATCGCTCACTATGGAGAAGCAATCAAACCAGCTCTTACTGTCATAAAGCCAAGAAACATACGCCTAATGAGTGACTTAGTCATTCGCCGAAACCAGTTGTTATCCATGCAAACAATGGAAAAGAACCGAATCCAGATACTTCCCGCCTCTCTCCATCCGACTATCAAACCAATGCTAACCACGATAAAAAATCAAATCACCAAGTTAGAAGAAAAGCTCGTTAAACTCATTGAAGATAGTCCTGAATACCAGGCTAAAAACACAATATTGCAAAGCGTCCCAGGAATAGGAAACATTGCCGCCGCATCAATAATTAGCAACGTACCTGAACTTGGTTACATCACGAATAAACAAGCGGCATCACTGATTGGTGTCGCTCCAATAACACGCGAAAGTGGGCGCTACAAAGGTAAGCGCGTGATCCAAGGAGGTCGAGCGCAAGTACGCACTGTGTTATATATGGCAATGATGTCAGCCATGCAATGTAATCCTGTTTTTAAAGCGACATATCAGCGACTTTTAGGCGCTGGTAAACCAAAGAAAGTCGCTATTATTGCATGCGTGCGCAAGATGGTTGTGATCTTAAATTCAATGCTCAGAGATGGTGTTCTATGGGATGAAAACAGCGCCAAAAATTAA
- a CDS encoding ISNCY family transposase, with the protein MIVMDTQSQLTVDIIAKVALGKISITNASKLLNKSRRTIERYLRRYRSDGIRFVVHGNTGRTPANKIPITLKQQVQALIKAKYYDFNMLHLADMLEVFEGIKVKRETLRTWAHEIHHVKRAKHRRSKVRRRRERMEAEGLMLQMDGSPHLWFGDKKSCLIAMIDDATSEVHAEFFPSETTEGCLKVMKTYIEKKGLFKTLYVDRAGIFGGPKRCHFSQMQRACEELGIEIIFANSPQGKGRIERAFDTFQDRLVPELRLAGVTDMISANNYLQNTFIPEYWATTLTVNAKLMRSEHTPVPKYLNIDAICIQKEYRKIRRDHTFSYANAMYQITSPLRHSIVSQQVELRKQLDGGFTAYFADRELSIKELTEPSSRKEYGEEVQKKLDVIELANKLGNVREAARQSGCSVKSIHNNRQLLEAHGPLALKRLYGQSHNNNRIDEKTRNIVISLTLKSPHLTSIRISGEMRKRFNISISHSTVRNIWLEEKLNTRELREARAEESIIE; encoded by the coding sequence ATGATCGTTATGGATACTCAATCTCAGCTTACCGTGGATATCATCGCGAAAGTTGCTCTCGGTAAAATATCAATTACTAATGCCTCTAAGCTCCTCAATAAGTCTCGCAGAACCATTGAACGTTATCTCAGGCGATATCGCTCTGATGGTATCCGATTTGTGGTTCATGGCAACACAGGAAGGACACCCGCTAATAAAATACCCATTACCTTAAAGCAGCAAGTTCAAGCTCTTATAAAGGCCAAGTATTACGACTTTAACATGCTTCATCTCGCCGACATGTTAGAGGTATTTGAAGGCATCAAAGTAAAGCGGGAGACGCTTCGTACCTGGGCACATGAAATCCATCATGTAAAACGAGCCAAACATCGACGTTCTAAGGTAAGAAGACGACGTGAGCGTATGGAGGCCGAAGGCTTAATGCTGCAAATGGACGGCAGTCCACACCTTTGGTTCGGTGATAAAAAATCTTGTCTTATCGCCATGATTGATGATGCAACCAGTGAGGTTCATGCGGAGTTTTTCCCTTCAGAAACCACCGAAGGATGCCTCAAAGTAATGAAAACTTATATCGAGAAAAAAGGGCTTTTTAAGACTCTTTATGTCGATAGAGCTGGCATCTTCGGTGGACCAAAACGTTGCCACTTCTCCCAGATGCAACGAGCCTGTGAAGAGCTGGGTATAGAAATTATTTTTGCCAATTCGCCTCAAGGCAAGGGTCGCATCGAACGTGCCTTTGATACGTTCCAAGATCGTCTAGTCCCTGAGTTAAGGTTGGCTGGGGTTACTGATATGATCAGTGCAAATAACTACCTACAAAACACCTTCATCCCTGAGTATTGGGCAACGACCCTCACAGTTAACGCCAAATTAATGCGCTCTGAGCATACACCCGTTCCGAAGTACCTGAACATTGACGCGATATGTATTCAAAAAGAATATCGAAAAATCCGTCGAGATCATACCTTCAGTTACGCCAACGCAATGTATCAAATCACCTCCCCGTTACGGCACTCTATCGTGAGTCAACAAGTCGAATTACGTAAGCAACTTGATGGGGGTTTTACGGCTTATTTTGCCGACCGAGAGTTATCGATTAAAGAGCTTACTGAGCCTAGCTCTAGGAAAGAATACGGAGAAGAAGTTCAGAAAAAGCTCGATGTCATAGAGCTTGCCAATAAGTTAGGCAATGTGAGAGAAGCGGCTCGACAAAGCGGTTGTTCTGTCAAAAGCATTCACAACAACCGTCAATTACTTGAAGCCCATGGCCCACTTGCTTTGAAACGTCTGTATGGTCAATCACACAACAATAATCGCATCGATGAAAAGACTCGAAATATCGTCATCTCATTAACACTAAAATCGCCTCACCTAACCTCTATTAGGATAAGTGGTGAGATGAGGAAGCGCTTTAACATCTCGATTAGTCACTCAACAGTAAGGAACATCTGGCTTGAAGAAAAGCTGAATACAAGAGAGTTACGGGAGGCACGTGCCGAGGAATCAATTATCGAATAG
- a CDS encoding ABC transporter permease, which translates to MSANFRSTASQSTGAQSTDHRRVKNTLLRQWAIVRKDKWLLSCLTWIPLLLAASIWLIFSQGIARDLPVAVVDLEHSQISQQFTRLVDASPTLQVTQKYSSASEAAKAMIERDIYGYVVIPRHFDRDLFLGLNPQVSVFYNSQFILIGKLVNSALLQAQGTFNAQLEVVKQLSHGDTTVQSALGQAVTVQSQITPLFNKNTSYAQFLVSAVIPALWQIMIVVGTILVLTANVRARGLHAWLSNAPLKSLTSTLTPYLVLFLMFGIAFSFWFYVLLDWPFNGSFVALTIAQLLTVISCIIMGCLFFFLTLDPARAMSFAGAFTAPSFAFMGITFPVTDMNTAAQIWRSLLPVSHYIEVQTAQSSYGASAAQSLISLSSMLWYAVPAFVVMLLIKKHLAISAIATSSTQPEASAEQGVKQ; encoded by the coding sequence ATGTCTGCTAACTTTCGATCTACAGCCTCGCAATCTACAGGCGCGCAATCAACTGATCACCGTCGAGTGAAAAATACATTGCTTAGGCAGTGGGCGATTGTTCGCAAAGACAAATGGTTGCTGTCTTGCCTAACTTGGATTCCTTTGTTGCTTGCCGCCAGTATTTGGCTGATTTTTTCACAAGGGATCGCTCGAGACTTACCGGTTGCGGTTGTCGACCTTGAACACAGCCAAATCTCGCAACAGTTCACGCGCCTTGTTGATGCGTCACCTACCCTACAAGTGACTCAGAAATACAGCTCGGCGAGTGAAGCGGCGAAAGCGATGATTGAACGTGATATCTATGGTTATGTCGTGATACCAAGACATTTTGACCGAGACCTTTTTCTAGGCTTGAACCCGCAAGTGTCCGTTTTCTACAACAGTCAATTTATCTTGATCGGCAAACTGGTGAACTCGGCTCTGTTGCAAGCTCAAGGAACATTCAACGCGCAACTTGAAGTGGTTAAACAGCTCTCGCACGGTGATACCACGGTACAATCTGCATTGGGGCAAGCGGTGACAGTACAAAGCCAGATTACGCCACTGTTTAACAAGAACACCAGCTATGCTCAGTTCTTGGTGTCTGCGGTTATTCCGGCTCTATGGCAAATCATGATTGTGGTGGGCACGATATTGGTTTTAACGGCGAACGTTAGAGCTCGTGGCCTTCACGCTTGGTTATCCAACGCCCCGCTAAAGTCACTAACGTCAACATTAACGCCCTACCTTGTCTTGTTTTTGATGTTTGGTATCGCGTTTAGCTTTTGGTTCTATGTCCTCTTAGACTGGCCGTTTAACGGCAGTTTTGTGGCATTAACCATTGCCCAACTGCTTACCGTCATCAGTTGTATCATCATGGGGTGTTTGTTTTTCTTCTTAACGCTTGATCCAGCAAGGGCGATGAGTTTCGCTGGCGCCTTTACAGCACCAAGCTTTGCGTTCATGGGCATTACTTTTCCAGTCACCGACATGAACACGGCGGCGCAAATTTGGAGAAGCTTATTGCCCGTGAGTCACTACATTGAAGTACAAACAGCACAATCCAGTTATGGCGCGAGTGCGGCACAATCGCTAATCAGTCTCTCCTCTATGTTGTGGTATGCAGTTCCTGCTTTCGTGGTGATGTTGTTAATTAAGAAACACTTGGCGATATCAGCAATAGCAACATCGTCAACACAGCCAGAAGCATCAGCAGAACAAGGAGTAAAACAATGA
- a CDS encoding TolC family protein: protein MQMTKPKLRCLAIASILIGTIGAPSYAAPLSFPEAWQILQENNNSLAAQQANVERYQHLQNSTSSLNLPSITLGANYTHLDSDVTINGEQFTDSLSGVPNLGAVGGILQPILSGLGGVTSTITEQDIFSSSIRAIWPIFTGGRITAAQTAAEGKSEEAQSQLLMERQARYEDLSKYYFSVILAEDVVKTRQAVEAGLTQHRDFAIKLEQQGQIARVERLQADASLDKAVVERTKAQNDLKIAQLALTQILGQSQSVEPSEQLFINKNLPHMDVFVDQTLMTYPGLKILDAKEKQASSLIKAEKGKYYPEVYLYGDYSLYEDDSLASEMKPDWLVGIGVNVPLLDTSGRSDKVAAAHSAVSQVQFLKSQAKQDLTVLVQKTYLEANQAIEEVQGLNSSLSLAQENLSLRKKAFTQGLSNSLEVVDAELYLASIKTQQSAARFKYLISLNKLLALTSEMNAYSSYLTSSIPSDFDSKADTASQSKG from the coding sequence ATGCAGATGACCAAACCAAAATTACGATGCCTTGCGATTGCCAGTATTCTTATCGGTACTATCGGCGCGCCAAGCTATGCAGCCCCGCTCTCTTTCCCAGAAGCGTGGCAAATATTACAAGAGAACAATAACTCTCTTGCCGCTCAACAAGCGAATGTTGAGCGTTATCAGCACCTTCAGAACTCAACAAGTAGTCTCAACTTGCCTTCAATCACCTTAGGGGCTAACTACACGCACCTTGATAGTGACGTGACGATCAATGGTGAACAGTTCACTGACAGCTTAAGTGGTGTACCAAACTTAGGCGCAGTTGGAGGTATTCTTCAGCCTATATTAAGTGGGCTTGGCGGCGTTACCTCAACCATCACTGAACAAGACATCTTCAGCTCTTCCATTCGTGCTATTTGGCCTATCTTTACCGGCGGACGAATTACCGCTGCGCAAACTGCTGCCGAAGGTAAAAGCGAAGAGGCGCAAAGCCAGTTGTTGATGGAAAGACAAGCTCGCTACGAAGACTTAAGTAAATATTACTTCTCGGTGATCTTAGCAGAAGATGTCGTCAAAACACGTCAAGCCGTTGAAGCAGGATTAACTCAACACCGTGATTTCGCTATCAAGCTTGAACAGCAAGGGCAAATTGCACGAGTAGAACGCCTGCAGGCGGATGCTTCTTTAGATAAAGCCGTTGTTGAACGCACCAAAGCGCAGAACGACCTTAAGATTGCTCAGTTAGCGCTGACTCAGATCCTTGGCCAGAGCCAAAGTGTCGAACCTTCAGAACAACTCTTTATCAACAAAAACCTGCCTCATATGGACGTCTTTGTTGATCAAACACTCATGACCTACCCTGGCCTCAAAATCCTCGATGCAAAAGAGAAACAAGCGAGTAGCTTAATCAAGGCCGAAAAAGGCAAATACTACCCAGAAGTCTATCTATACGGTGATTACAGCCTGTACGAAGATGACTCGCTAGCCAGTGAAATGAAACCCGATTGGTTGGTCGGTATTGGTGTGAATGTACCGCTACTTGACACATCAGGTCGTTCCGACAAAGTCGCTGCCGCTCATAGTGCCGTGTCTCAAGTCCAGTTCCTTAAGTCACAAGCCAAGCAAGACTTAACCGTTTTAGTACAAAAGACCTATCTTGAAGCGAACCAAGCAATTGAAGAAGTTCAAGGCCTCAACTCAAGTCTGTCTTTAGCTCAAGAGAACCTTTCACTTCGTAAAAAAGCCTTCACTCAAGGGTTATCTAATTCGTTAGAAGTGGTTGATGCCGAGCTATACCTTGCAAGCATTAAAACACAGCAATCTGCTGCGCGATTCAAATACCTAATTTCTCTTAATAAGCTGTTAGCACTCACCAGCGAAATGAATGCTTATTCAAGTTACTTAACGTCTTCTATCCCGTCTGACTTCGATTCAAAAGCAGACACCGCTAGCCAGTCAAAAGGATAA
- the zwf gene encoding glucose-6-phosphate dehydrogenase, with translation MVIPENSSIVIFGASGDLTYRKLIPALYHLYASNQLPESFAILGVSRTEYSDESYREKLKKSLQEMEKTEPETLNAFIEHLHYQAINTSDVDDYARLAQRLDKLEQDYQFENHNTLFYLATPPSLYGVIPANLAAHGLNDEKNGWRRLIIEKPFGYDLASAQALDEEIHHHFQEHQIYRIDHYLGKETVQNLLVLRFSNAMFEPLWNRNFIEYVEITGAEFLGVEERGGYYDGSGAVRDMFQNHLLQVLAMVGMEPPAQINADSIRDEVVKVLQCLKPLEEDDLRKDLVLGQYTASDVRGQHLPGYREEHGVADDSRTETYIGLKAHINNWRWNGVPFYVRTGKRLPTRVTEIVIHFKNTPHPVFGQDAPENKLIIRIQPDEGIQMSFGLKEPGAGFKAKEVKMNFSYSDLPETQMLTAYERLLLDALNGDATLFARTDAVEACWKYVQPILDFKQDPQALFGYACGTWGPQEADELLQRDGRAWRFPCKNLTDTDYCEL, from the coding sequence ATGGTAATACCTGAAAACAGCAGCATCGTTATTTTTGGTGCGTCGGGAGATCTAACTTACCGCAAGTTAATTCCTGCTTTGTACCACCTGTATGCTAGCAATCAACTTCCAGAATCCTTTGCGATTCTTGGAGTGAGCCGTACTGAGTACAGCGACGAGTCTTACCGTGAGAAGCTGAAGAAGTCTCTTCAGGAAATGGAAAAAACTGAGCCAGAGACGCTGAATGCATTTATTGAACATCTGCATTACCAAGCGATCAACACTTCAGATGTAGACGATTACGCTCGTCTAGCTCAACGTCTGGATAAGCTTGAGCAAGACTACCAATTCGAAAACCATAACACATTGTTCTACTTGGCAACCCCGCCAAGCCTTTACGGTGTGATTCCAGCAAACCTTGCTGCACATGGCCTGAACGATGAGAAGAACGGCTGGCGTCGTCTGATCATTGAGAAGCCATTTGGTTACGATCTAGCATCAGCTCAAGCGCTGGATGAAGAGATCCATCATCACTTCCAAGAACACCAGATCTACCGTATCGACCATTACCTTGGCAAAGAAACGGTACAAAACCTTCTAGTGCTTCGTTTCTCAAACGCGATGTTTGAACCACTGTGGAACCGTAACTTTATTGAATACGTTGAAATCACAGGTGCTGAGTTCCTTGGCGTTGAAGAGCGTGGCGGATACTACGATGGTTCTGGTGCAGTTCGTGACATGTTCCAAAACCACCTGCTACAAGTGTTAGCAATGGTTGGTATGGAGCCACCTGCTCAAATCAATGCAGATTCTATTCGTGACGAAGTGGTTAAAGTACTTCAGTGTCTGAAACCACTGGAAGAAGACGACTTACGTAAAGATTTGGTTCTAGGTCAGTACACAGCGTCAGACGTTCGTGGTCAGCATTTGCCTGGTTACCGTGAAGAGCATGGTGTAGCAGATGACTCTCGTACTGAAACGTACATTGGTCTTAAAGCACACATCAACAACTGGCGTTGGAATGGGGTTCCTTTCTACGTACGTACGGGTAAACGCTTACCAACACGTGTGACTGAAATCGTGATTCACTTTAAGAACACGCCACACCCAGTGTTTGGTCAAGATGCACCAGAGAACAAGCTGATTATCCGTATCCAACCGGATGAAGGTATTCAGATGAGCTTTGGTTTGAAAGAGCCAGGTGCAGGTTTTAAAGCAAAAGAAGTGAAAATGAACTTCTCTTACTCTGACTTGCCTGAAACTCAAATGCTAACGGCTTATGAGCGTCTTCTTCTTGATGCACTGAACGGCGATGCGACTCTGTTTGCACGTACCGATGCAGTAGAAGCATGTTGGAAGTACGTTCAACCGATCTTAGATTTCAAGCAAGATCCTCAAGCACTGTTTGGCTATGCTTGTGGTACTTGGGGCCCACAAGAAGCCGATGAGCTTCTGCAACGTGATGGCCGCGCATGGCGTTTCCCATGCAAAAACTTAACAGACACGGATTACTGCGAACTATGA
- the pgl gene encoding 6-phosphogluconolactonase: MINHKIFATPELVVENLANEMKAYSEQGKPVHISLSGGSTPKMLFKLLAQAPYAEGIQWNNLHFWWGDERCVAPDDAESNYGEANALLFTQVNLPAENIHRIRGEDEPKAEAERFAKEMADVIPTENGTPVFDWILLGVGADGHTASLFPGATDYQDENLSVLASHPESGQIRVSKTAKVLEAAKRISYLVLGAGKVEIVKEIHTTPASELPYPAAKIQSKTGETEWFLDSNAASAIA; this comes from the coding sequence ATGATCAATCACAAGATCTTTGCAACGCCTGAATTAGTCGTTGAAAACCTAGCAAACGAAATGAAAGCTTACAGCGAGCAGGGCAAACCTGTTCACATTTCATTGTCGGGTGGCAGCACGCCAAAAATGCTTTTCAAGCTTTTAGCTCAAGCGCCATACGCAGAAGGCATTCAATGGAATAACCTTCATTTCTGGTGGGGCGACGAACGTTGCGTGGCACCAGACGACGCGGAAAGCAACTACGGCGAAGCAAACGCATTGTTGTTTACTCAGGTAAACCTTCCTGCAGAGAACATCCACCGCATTCGTGGTGAAGATGAGCCAAAAGCAGAAGCAGAGCGTTTCGCGAAAGAAATGGCAGACGTGATTCCAACAGAAAACGGCACGCCTGTTTTCGATTGGATCCTGCTAGGTGTTGGCGCAGACGGCCACACAGCTTCACTATTCCCGGGTGCAACTGACTACCAAGATGAGAACCTATCTGTATTAGCTTCTCACCCAGAGTCGGGCCAGATCCGTGTTTCTAAAACAGCGAAAGTTTTAGAAGCAGCAAAACGAATCAGCTACCTAGTACTGGGTGCAGGTAAAGTTGAGATCGTTAAAGAAATTCATACAACTCCTGCTTCAGAACTGCCTTACCCGGCAGCGAAAATCCAGTCTAAAACTGGCGAAACAGAGTGGTTC
- a CDS encoding ATP-binding protein: MKWSNVSFRKRLLIIMTVTGLVELLILSAAGFSYIKQSQEQEMGLKALGVADFLAESPVVLRAIQQNGTIDPNGAPYVVSDETQIKFRNLTQLIGAAFIVVGDEKGIRLVHPYDDRLGKPMRGGDNQKALILGESYVSTAKGSLGFSVRGKSAVKDTQGTVIGVVSVGYLLDSLQDRIEPYLAFLIVMALLVVAVNAVISSYVSRRFQRAILGFEPEEIGRLYVELDVTMSTVKEGILSIDKNGILRSINKSACDILSIDRDKALNQQRLSDVLVGSDLEQLLSTGDTDHDVELYLNNKRIIANRSPIIVAGEVVGAVSSFRLRDEINDLTDQLSQTKEYADLLRSQTHEHQNKLNTISGLIQMGELDSVQQLIGQETAHYQSLIEFLRETVKDPLIAGMLLGKTERAREIGLELKVEEGSRLEALPVWLNAEDVVTILGNLIDNAFDATMMAIKQEGQIAPARRVIDVSISDFGNEIIVEVEDKGCGLPKHLATNALTEKGVSSKAKQNRGVGLYLIKQLADRYQGQLEMVDNPDFGSRMTVYLPKEEQQ, encoded by the coding sequence ATGAAATGGAGTAATGTCAGCTTTCGAAAAAGGTTGCTGATTATCATGACGGTGACTGGCCTTGTTGAACTATTAATACTATCAGCAGCCGGCTTTTCTTATATCAAACAATCTCAAGAACAAGAGATGGGTTTGAAAGCACTAGGTGTTGCCGATTTTCTTGCCGAGTCTCCAGTTGTCTTGCGTGCTATCCAACAAAACGGAACCATTGATCCCAATGGTGCTCCTTATGTTGTATCCGACGAAACTCAAATTAAATTCCGAAACCTCACTCAACTGATTGGCGCTGCGTTTATTGTTGTCGGTGACGAAAAAGGCATTCGTCTGGTTCACCCTTATGACGATAGGCTGGGTAAGCCAATGCGCGGTGGTGACAACCAAAAAGCGCTGATATTAGGCGAGTCTTATGTGTCGACGGCTAAAGGTTCACTTGGCTTCTCTGTCCGTGGTAAATCTGCGGTAAAAGACACCCAAGGTACCGTTATTGGGGTAGTGTCGGTAGGTTATCTATTGGATTCTTTACAAGATCGAATCGAACCTTACTTAGCCTTTTTGATTGTGATGGCGTTGCTGGTGGTTGCCGTCAATGCGGTGATTTCAAGCTATGTTTCTCGTCGTTTTCAGCGCGCTATTTTAGGCTTTGAGCCTGAAGAGATAGGTCGCTTATATGTAGAACTTGATGTGACTATGAGTACCGTGAAAGAAGGTATTTTGAGCATTGATAAGAACGGTATTTTGCGCTCAATAAACAAAAGCGCTTGCGATATTTTGTCTATAGACCGAGATAAAGCACTCAATCAGCAACGTCTATCAGATGTGTTGGTGGGCAGTGACTTAGAGCAGCTGTTATCAACGGGTGACACTGATCATGATGTTGAATTGTACCTGAACAATAAGCGAATCATTGCCAACCGCAGCCCAATTATAGTGGCGGGTGAAGTGGTTGGTGCGGTGTCGAGTTTCCGATTACGAGATGAGATTAACGATTTAACCGATCAGCTTTCTCAAACTAAAGAGTATGCAGACTTACTTCGTTCGCAAACGCATGAACATCAAAACAAGCTCAATACGATCAGTGGCTTGATTCAAATGGGCGAGCTGGACTCTGTTCAACAATTGATTGGTCAAGAAACCGCTCATTACCAGAGCTTAATAGAGTTCTTAAGAGAGACGGTGAAAGACCCTCTTATTGCAGGCATGCTTTTAGGCAAAACAGAACGAGCTCGAGAGATTGGGTTAGAGCTTAAAGTTGAAGAGGGATCAAGGCTTGAGGCATTACCCGTTTGGTTAAACGCAGAGGATGTCGTGACGATTCTTGGCAACCTCATTGATAACGCGTTTGATGCCACCATGATGGCGATTAAACAAGAAGGACAAATTGCACCAGCTCGCCGCGTAATCGATGTGTCGATCAGTGATTTCGGCAATGAAATCATAGTGGAAGTCGAAGACAAGGGCTGTGGTCTGCCAAAACACTTGGCAACCAATGCGCTTACCGAAAAAGGCGTATCGAGTAAAGCGAAGCAGAACCGAGGTGTTGGTTTGTACCTTATTAAGCAGCTTGCTGACCGTTATCAAGGGCAGCTAGAAATGGTTGATAACCCTGATTTTGGGTCACGCATGACGGTGTATTTACCGAAAGAAGAACAACAATAA
- a CDS encoding HlyD family secretion protein — translation MKPIKPLILSLVGIGIIGWVGYSFYQAYQPQPVKLQGQIDAQQYSISSKVPGRIDEVFVRKGDSVEKGELIFSLLSPEIDAKLEQAKAGQKAAGALAKQAENGARTQQIQAAKDQWLKAKAAADLMDKTYQRVNNLYNDGVVAEQKRDEAKTQWQAAKYTESAAFQMYQLAREGARDETKVAAAQKALMAAGAVAEVEAYAKDTQIHSWFSGEVAQVLLSSGELAPQGFPVVTVIDTKDAWAVLNVREDMLKHFEKGSQFEAYLPALDKSLTFQVTHIAVMGDFATWRSTDAAQGFDLRTFEVEARPVDTSETLRMGMSLVVEL, via the coding sequence ATGAAACCTATTAAACCACTTATTCTCTCTCTGGTTGGCATCGGCATTATTGGCTGGGTTGGGTACAGCTTTTACCAAGCGTACCAACCACAGCCTGTTAAGCTTCAAGGCCAAATTGACGCGCAGCAATACAGCATATCTTCTAAAGTACCCGGCCGAATAGACGAAGTTTTCGTACGTAAAGGTGACTCTGTTGAGAAAGGTGAGTTGATCTTCTCCCTACTTAGCCCAGAAATTGACGCTAAATTAGAGCAAGCAAAAGCAGGTCAAAAAGCCGCTGGTGCTTTAGCAAAACAAGCAGAGAATGGTGCTCGTACTCAGCAAATCCAAGCCGCTAAAGACCAATGGTTGAAAGCAAAAGCGGCAGCTGATCTCATGGACAAAACTTACCAACGTGTAAACAACCTTTATAACGATGGTGTGGTGGCCGAGCAAAAACGTGACGAAGCGAAAACACAATGGCAAGCGGCGAAATACACTGAGAGTGCCGCTTTCCAAATGTACCAATTAGCGCGAGAAGGTGCGCGTGACGAAACCAAAGTCGCGGCAGCTCAAAAAGCATTAATGGCGGCTGGCGCCGTGGCAGAAGTTGAAGCCTACGCAAAAGACACACAGATCCACAGTTGGTTTAGTGGTGAAGTGGCTCAAGTACTATTAAGTAGCGGTGAGTTAGCTCCTCAAGGTTTCCCTGTTGTGACCGTAATTGACACTAAAGATGCGTGGGCGGTGCTCAACGTGCGTGAAGATATGTTGAAACATTTTGAGAAAGGCAGCCAATTTGAGGCTTACCTTCCTGCTCTGGATAAGTCGTTAACCTTTCAGGTTACTCATATTGCCGTAATGGGTGATTTCGCGACTTGGCGTTCAACGGATGCAGCACAAGGCTTCGACTTACGTACCTTTGAAGTAGAAGCTCGCCCCGTTGATACAAGCGAGACTCTGCGCATGGGTATGAGCCTTGTGGTTGAGCTTTAG
- a CDS encoding response regulator has product MNAITRVMVIEDDIAIAELHHRYLEQMGGFDVVGIATTQSEALMQLDILKPDLVLLDVYLPDGCGLDILNHVRGSNQGCDVILITAARDVDTLQQAMRGGVVDYLLKPVMFPRLEAALKKYQSQQQEFESVSDLNQGLVDKMLQANAKADSRKVSTLPKGIDGVTLDKIRAIFQQTDIADITADEAGERIGASRTTARRYLEFLITTGELVADLNYGTVGRPERCYNKPRK; this is encoded by the coding sequence ATGAACGCAATCACGAGAGTCATGGTCATTGAAGATGATATTGCGATTGCAGAGCTTCACCATCGTTATTTAGAACAGATGGGAGGCTTTGATGTGGTCGGGATTGCGACCACACAGTCCGAAGCGTTGATGCAGTTAGATATCTTAAAGCCTGATTTGGTTTTATTGGATGTGTATCTACCGGACGGATGCGGACTTGATATTTTGAACCATGTTCGTGGCAGTAATCAGGGCTGTGATGTGATTCTGATTACCGCAGCTCGAGACGTCGACACCCTTCAGCAAGCGATGCGCGGTGGAGTCGTCGACTATCTACTGAAACCTGTGATGTTTCCCCGTTTGGAAGCGGCACTGAAAAAGTATCAGTCACAGCAGCAAGAGTTTGAAAGTGTGTCTGACTTAAACCAAGGCTTGGTCGACAAGATGCTGCAAGCCAATGCCAAGGCAGATTCTCGAAAGGTTTCTACGTTACCTAAAGGGATCGATGGTGTAACGCTTGATAAAATTAGAGCCATTTTTCAGCAAACCGACATCGCTGATATTACAGCTGATGAGGCAGGCGAACGCATTGGAGCAAGCCGAACGACAGCTCGACGCTATTTGGAATTTCTCATCACAACTGGCGAGTTAGTGGCTGACTTAAACTATGGCACAGTAGGGCGACCTGAACGTTGCTATAACAAGCCGAGAAAGTAG